In the genome of Vanessa cardui chromosome 11, ilVanCard2.1, whole genome shotgun sequence, the window TGAAGCAGGTGCGGTCCAAAACTGCGAACCCGGATCGACCTGTGCCTGTCTTTATCTTTTACTTATTCGATTTTTGTTAAAGCatgtttattttcatatgtttatCATCTTAATGCTTAtggcatattaaataaaataataataagaataaatataccTGCAAACCTAGATAGGTACTAATTATACATAGTCtacttcaaaaaaataaatgatatatgtacTATCATTCGTTTAACTTCGTTTCGTGATCATAACATTCAAAGCAGATTAAATTGCATTAATGAAGCATATTTCATAAGGATAATCCCTCAAAGTATTAAAAAGTGCTTTCAGTAGTGGTTAGGTAGTAGGCAACTCAAGATTGCGTGAAAATAGGTAGAGATAAATTAACTGTATAAAAGTTTTTACCCCGTTTAAAATGTAGGAATCGCGAATAATCAGCGGGGTTATGTGCAACCCTCCGGTCGGTGCACGCCACCGACCAGTCACGCCATGCCAGCGCACCGGCGCGCTCGTGTTACAATGTCCAACGAATAACCACGACCTTACTTTTATTGCAGAACAAAGTGGAGTACTACGTGAAATGGAGAGGTTggaaaccgaaacacaacaccTGGGAGCCGGAGGAAAACATTCTCGACCCGCGGCTCATAGAGAGCTACGAACGAGGCGAAGAGTTGCGGCGACAAGGCCGAAAGAGAGAGAGGGAGCATTCGCCCGTCGAGCGACTGCGAAGCGGGTCCGAGGAACGGCATCCGCCGCCCGGGAAACGCAAGGCGGAAGTCCTGTCGAAGGAATCTGGGAAAATCGGAGTAACCATCACTATGAGCCCACCGGCGAAACGTCACGATTCCACGAAACTAAATGGTGGAAGAACGCACACGCAACCCCCACCCCCTGCAGCTCCGCCGGGCGGAGCGGCAGCCCCGGCCTCTCCGGCAGTAGAGGCCGCTGCACCCCGAACCGGCCCGCGAAGAGCGCCGCACTCGCCTGAGGAGGCCGACGCGCATACGCCGCCAGACAGAGAACGACGGACCGACACCCAACCTGCAGCCACGGCACCGGCAGAGCCGAAAGGCGCTCGGCCGCCGCCGCCCGCACCCCAACCCGAAGACGAGGACTCCTGGGGCGAAGCGCCCGTAACAGCTCCGAATCCTCCTCCACCCCCACCTCGCCGCGGAGCCGCGTACTGGCTGGCGCGGTCTCCGGTCGCCGATCAAATCTTCATAACTGATGTGACCGTCAATCTACAAACGGTCACGATAAGAGAGTGTCGCACTGAAAAGGGATTTTTTCGGGCGCGTGAAAGCCGGCCGCTCGATATAACGTAAACTCCGTGTGtcgtacaaattattattaatggacATTGTAAAGATGATAGGTAGctagtatttatttagttgttGCATTGAATGTATGGTGTTTAGACCATCGAGTGATAAATTTGATTCTGCTATGCCTCATTGaatcataatataaagataattttccCTGCGCAACCTCAAGGGCAGTGTAACCACCACATGTAAACAAATAGGCAAATTATTGTCAATTGTTAAACATAGAATGTCTATTATTTGTTgacttattgataataataatgatattgacTGGTTATTGTACCTCCCAGTATACTACTTTACTGTAATGTACATTAGTTTAATAGCTCTATTGCTTTAAtgtgaatttttatataatatctggTATAACTACAAGTACATATATCTGCagcttaattttgtaaacaattaccatagtgtaatataaatttcaattaccactaaataaacattatatatatattaacataggCAGTTTAGTTTGgtgaattaaaatgttaacaatatCCAAATTCATGAACGAATCTCGTGTGACTCGacctttataattattagtaggGAACTGTATATAAGTTAGTTTCATTTGTAATTGAAACAATGGTGAATGtgtttaaatattctttgttttatttttgttattgttatttatgtgaGCTTCATTTTAAATGTTCCATTATTCTATGTGATTCttaggttattttaattttttattatgagaAATTGTCTATGGTACTACTTAGTTAAaagtatattgaaaataataattcagtgACATAATCATCTTATAatacaatagtaaaataattatttaatttattaatccaAAACTCTGTTTGTTTATGAAATGAACtgattgttttgtttgtgtaaatatgttttttttattatgaaatttaatgatCAGAGTTACCGTATTGCTTAGAAATGTCAAAATAACATTCATTGCAATACTCTATTTATTACCATACTGATACGAAATATGcttaaaagaataatttatatgaatactacagccacttttttttttaatattaataaagtagcAGCAAGGGTAACTCTTTTCACATTGGCTATTGGCTATGTGGTTCTGAATACCATAATGTATTCTTTATTGTCTATTGTTATAACTATTATTTGGTTCCtcttatttagtaaaaagtggaGGCGTGAACtcgtatttttaagttttaggtcattacttaataaaacaattttaacaatttttacaataaattttgacTTTAAAATAGTCTAAGACTGGAATTTATAATAGCATACATTTTCTTTAATACTACATTTTatacgtattttaatatatctttaattattataacatattataaaactgtcACAGTATAATGTGAAGTAATAAAaccataaaattgttttatctaAAGTATTTTTGAGTTAAATAGTGCATTTTAATAGGAAGagttgtaaatattgtaaatattttattatgatagagCACTTGTTTTATAATGTGATAGTCCTCACACATTGTAGCCTgtaaataaatgacaatgaaaTTAGATTTTATGACTTTTATTTACTAGTcacattcaaaaaataaatgtttaatgaactaatatttaaagttattaaaataaaaataaaatcctaCGTTTAATAggagattttaaaaattaaacatgatATGTCTCCAATAAATTCAAGACATAACTTAGTGTCAGTGACCATGTCAAAGAAACGtaataaaacttcaaaataattaatgatggACCAGTTTTTCATCACCATATTAAGGAACTGTACAACcttcgtatatatgtatatacgaagGTTGTACAGTTCCTTTTATAGAAATACTTACGACAgaaataccattaaaaaaataaaaaaaatatctttacaattccttttaattaaaaaaacataattgctaatttttttttctcataatatattttttaaaaaaagaaacactttTCAATTTGATAATTTGACtagttaaatatcattttttacttACAGggacaataaaaataagaaaggaaaaacttgttataaatatatttgacactCCAatgtaaaaacatacaaaacaatTAGAGACATTAACAAGCCTTACAAGTGGCAACACTGGATCGAATACTCAACTAATCAATCGACAACCGGTGCGTCGAGTGACGAGTCGGCGTCGCGTACTAGATTGACAACACGTAGTTTACTGTATAATCTAACGATTGATCGTCAAATGCTAGTTTCTGTTCTGCTTTAAATCCAATGTTTGTACGCAATTGTAATCCCATTGGTCGAAAGGGATCTTGGATTGGGGCATGGAGTGGTCCAAGGAGTATAATAACTACGAGTGGTCGAAGGACAAGACATTGAAACTCATTGAGTTACTTCAATTAAACGCTAATTTATGGAATCCGTCGCTCTGTGATACTCGTAGAGATAAACAAAAACGAAAAGAAGAGTTGCGTGGTATTGCTGAAATATTACGAATATCTGTTTTTGACGCCACTAAGAAAATACAGCATTTGCGTACACAATACAACAGAGAGTCGGCGCGAGAAGCACGAGCGAATTCAGAAGGACCCAACAATAGATACGTTAGCAATTGGTACGCGTATGAATATTTGCACTTTATGAAGGACTCAAACAAACCATATAGAGTGTTGCAATCGGTAAGCTATTGTGAATCTTTTTAAGGAccatataaacaatttataatatgttgtttaACTAAACTTAACTGTACTTTaattctcataaaaatagttgtatttaattttactttctaagatattgtattaaagtaaatataaaaagatgaACATACATTAATTTCAGGAAGAACAATCTGATATCAATGGAACTTTACAAACACATGCAGATAACTCAGTGAATGATTGCAAACTTGATAACCTCTCTCCGCCACCTAAAATTGCCAGAACTGAACTGTTACACTCTTTCAAGCCTGAGATTGTTTATCCCACAGCCGCTATAAATAGAGATGAGTTTACAGTGTTCGGTGAATATGTAGCGAATGAACTAAGGTCACTTAAAGGTGAGAAGAACTTGTTAGTCGCTAAGAAGAAAATACAAGATGTAATATTTGAAGTGAAAATGGGCTTAATAAATGAACCCAGAGCAGAGCAAGGTACTACATGTACAGTTTATACTACACCTGCCACCCAATCACATTCCTCAACTATACACAatggaaaaatatatacaactccCATTATGAGCACAATAGCCAGTATTGAACCTCTTTCAACTTCTCATACGCCTCCAACCACAGGTATAAGTGAGATAATTATCAATGGTGCCTGCCACTACTCTACTTTCAAAGTTGATGAACAATAGCAATGTCAGCCACTTCCTGTGGAAGTGGATAAAACTGACAACTACACAATCACAAATTAAAGAgactttttaaagatattgtgaatACATTGGTACAATGTGTGTACTTGTATTGCATTAACAATACTTTTGTgccataaatattatgtataatttgttaataattatagaacATGAATGCTACTGAAAAATGTCCGTACATTTTTAGTAAGAAAGTAATATCCTCAATTGTatcttattctttttatatactCTAAATCGGCAGAACCAAACATGCATCATtgctctaaaattattaatgatattatgcATAAGGATAATGTTTTTAGTGTATCTAGTCATTTTATCATAactatatattaagataatttataatcttataaaatgcttgtttttaatgttataaaccattatctatataaataaaggaggaaatttgtataatgtaatgtTCAACTCAATAAACAAgtaaaccaatatacataaaacaccGAGAAATGGTGTCCATTTtgaaggtttatttttattatatatttttctataaatatttatgaatttaagtATCATCtgctttcaatttatattattatcatgacAAGCTTTGACTTTATATtctcaaaatatataacttacaagatcatattaattacaattttttttggattAAAAGGAAACATGATATGGATAGGGCCTTTTAAGCACTTTCAAATGTATTATGAATTACaatttcataacaaaataatgtaaataatatttgtttattgcaTTAATAACTGAGGCTTTGAAAGTAAGTGATTAAGATTTGTGAGATTacaaaagatttataataaaaaaaatatcttttatatcaCAAGTGCATAATTTTTGTCAActctttatttaatgtatgcttaaattaaataaaagtgttaacttgtttgtaatgaaatctgtaaaaatattgttataagcTAGTTTAATAGTGTAATTGTTACTGTTGTTATTAtcactagttactatataaccTTGTGTAAAGACAATAGGACAAATTATGCAAAATTGACTTGAGTTCTCAAAAAcctaaaaaaatgtactttaatCTCTGCAAAAAGTATCCAACTTCTACCAAATCTAATAgcgattattttgatttataaatcttAGTAAACATCCACTTTTCAGAAAATTTTGAGGACTACATCCATTCTGCATAACTGTTGtccatgataaaaaataatgatgaacCAAACAGCCTATAAGCAATAACAGTTTCTTCCAACTTGTCCAATCCTCAATTCTTCTTAACGCAATTTTCTAAAGTTGGTTTATAGAGGAATatagtgttttaaatattaatcttttctGCAGACCTTATTTTCTGACATGAAAATTTAAGCCAAACTTGGAACTTGAAAATCCattcatatcatattattaagtGTACATTTCTAGTCTTAAAAGAATCGTTGTATTATCGGAAGATGAATGGGAATgtgtacataatatacaaatgcCCTGTTATGTTATTTAAGTTTGAAAAGCCGTTGTGAGTATTGCGTATTCAA includes:
- the LOC124533797 gene encoding uncharacterized protein LOC124533797: MEWSKEYNNYEWSKDKTLKLIELLQLNANLWNPSLCDTRRDKQKRKEELRGIAEILRISVFDATKKIQHLRTQYNRESAREARANSEGPNNRYVSNWYAYEYLHFMKDSNKPYRVLQSEEQSDINGTLQTHADNSVNDCKLDNLSPPPKIARTELLHSFKPEIVYPTAAINRDEFTVFGEYVANELRSLKGEKNLLVAKKKIQDVIFEVKMGLINEPRAEQGTTCTVYTTPATQSHSSTIHNGKIYTTPIMSTIASIEPLSTSHTPPTTGISEIIINGACHYSTFKVDEQ
- the LOC124533721 gene encoding polycomb group protein Pc translates to MHKMELGDSVYAAERIMKKRIRKNKVEYYVKWRGWKPKHNTWEPEENILDPRLIESYERGEELRRQGRKREREHSPVERLRSGSEERHPPPGKRKAEVLSKESGKIGVTITMSPPAKRHDSTKLNGGRTHTQPPPPAAPPGGAAAPASPAVEAAAPRTGPRRAPHSPEEADAHTPPDRERRTDTQPAATAPAEPKGARPPPPAPQPEDEDSWGEAPVTAPNPPPPPPRRGAAYWLARSPVADQIFITDVTVNLQTVTIRECRTEKGFFRARESRPLDIT